The Methanomassiliicoccales archaeon genomic interval CTTCAACTATTTCAAGTTCTTCTGAAACATCTTCGGTTATTTTAAGCTCGGGACCCTCTCTTTTGACTTGACTTTAAGCTTTACTTCTATAATCTCCCCCTCGAGAATCCTATCGTGAGGGAGAATGCGCTCAATCTCTACATCAAGTCGAGGTTTGAAAAAAGCTATTGCAATGAAAAAGAGCCACATTATAGGGAGTGTCAAGTAAATCATGTCCCACCTTAATGTGAAAAATGCCATTAAAACTCCTAACCACAGAGCTAATAAAAGCTGAAGTGCCTTTCCTGTTGGATAAAACTCCCTCATGGCCCTCACTCGAATTTTGGCACTGGTATTTTCTCAAGCATTTTTTCCATAACCATCTCTTGGCTAACTCTAGTATACCAAAGCTCTCTCTTCAAGATAAGGCGGTGACTTAAAGCAGGAATGGCTACTTTCTTTACGTCATCAGGAATTACATAATCTCTCCCTTCCAAAGCAGCGTAAGCTCTCGAAAGCCTAAGCAATGCCAAACTTCCCCTTGGTGAGGCTCCAACTTCAATTTCTCTCTTGTTTTCTCTAGTAGCCCTTACTATTTCAGTTATATAATCCAGAACTGCATCGCTTATATAGACTTCTTCAATTGCCTTTTGCATCTCCGTGATCTCCTCTGCTGAACTCACTTGGTTTATATCTACTTCTTCTTTCTTCCTTCCAATTCTTCTCTTTAATATTTCAACCTCTTCCTCCTTTGTGGGGTACCCCACTCTCAACCTGACTAAGAACCTATCTAATTGGGCCTCGGGGAGAGGATAAGTTCCCTCCTGCTCTATCGGATTTTGAGTTGCTATCACCACAAAGGGCTTTTCAAGGTAGTAGGTTTTGCCTTCTATTGTTACCTGTCTCTCCTGCATTGCCTCAAGCAGAGCCGATTGAGTTTTTGGGGGTGCTCTATTAACCTCATCAGCGAGTAGAATATTCGTGAATATCGGGCCTTTCTTGAATTCAAATTCAAGGCTCTTCTGGTTAAAGACACTAACCCCCAAAA includes:
- a CDS encoding MoxR family ATPase, whose amino-acid sequence is MKIEEVHEKGNKILNEVGKAIVGKTEVLKLILATILADGHILIEDLPGLAKTLMAKSFAAALGVNFRRVQFTPDLLPSDILGVSVFNQKSLEFEFKKGPIFTNILLADEVNRAPPKTQSALLEAMQERQVTIEGKTYYLEKPFVVIATQNPIEQEGTYPLPEAQLDRFLVRLRVGYPTKEEEVEILKRRIGRKKEEVDINQVSSAEEITEMQKAIEEVYISDAVLDYITEIVRATRENKREIEVGASPRGSLALLRLSRAYAALEGRDYVIPDDVKKVAIPALSHRLILKRELWYTRVSQEMVMEKMLEKIPVPKFE